In one window of Helianthus annuus cultivar XRQ/B chromosome 17, HanXRQr2.0-SUNRISE, whole genome shotgun sequence DNA:
- the LOC110923689 gene encoding uncharacterized protein LOC110923689, protein MAQSIFILAKKGWLMVVVVVDVGGVEEVVVKSVEVYVGGGAGVREVRKRWETTVLLFCQYSMDAINSPNQFNIRGVRIIVLIQQVPILESIDRIFRSFNFGNGSGLLQYWECTPSELEDIGCNLMLTDQTFMSTPDEGLEDYRRRCLENPHRFVGLETSVGNWLAGRAAQTGIADHRTIHHVLNQEDQHSTDVGGKGQLVLPVFYDQGAGNKLVGIIEFVTPVPKECYVEDFEHIHDLLKDEGLKSEYLGKTIKVEYNDMIKFTLPLSAKFTDLQSKVTERFTDLEHQEFRVEYNDTEGNRLPIASDVDLRVCMAESSSKGAKFIRMYVLLNP, encoded by the exons ATGGCTCAAAGTATATTCATCTTGGCTAAGAAG gggtggttgatggtggtggtggtggttgatgtAGGCGGCGTAGAGGAGGTGGTTGTTAAAAGCGTGGAAGTTTATGTGGGCGGCGGGGCAGGGGTGAGGGAGGTGAGGAAGCGGTGGGAGACA ACAGTACTATTGTTTTGCCAATACAGTATGGATGCTATAAATTCCCCGAACCAGTTCAATATTCGGGGAGTCAGAATCATCGTACTAATCCAACAAGTTCCAATTCTGGAGTCAATTGACAGAATTTTTAGGAGTTTTAACTTCGGTAATGGGTCAGGGTTACTTCAATATTGGGAATGCACACCTTCTGAATTAGAGGATATCGGATGCAATCTTATGTTGACAGATCAAACCTTTATGTCAACTCCAGATGAAGGACTTGAGGATTACAGGAGGAGATGTCTTGAAAATCCTCATCGTTTTGTTGGATTAGAAACAAGTGTGGGCAACTGGTTAGCTGGCCGAGCAGCTCAAACTGGGATTGCAGATCATCGGACAATACATCATGTGCTTAATCAAGAAGATCAACATTCTACAGACGTAGGAGGCAAGGGGCAGTTAGTTTTGCCTGTGTTTTATGACCAGGGTGCTGGGAATAAACTTGTGGGGATTATTGAGTTTGTCACGCCTGTACCAAAAGAATGTTATGTTGAAGATTTTGAACATATTCATGATTTACTGAAG GATGAGGGGTTAAAGTCTGAATATTTGGGGAAGACGATAAAAGTCGAGTACAATGATATGATCAAGTTTACACTGCCCCTTTCAGCTAAATTCACAGACCTGCAAAGCAAAGTGACAGAGAGATTCACGGATTTAGAACACCAAGAGTTTCGTGTCGAGTATAATGACACCGAAGGTAACCGTCTTCCAATCGCAAGTGATGTAGACCTCCGGGTTTGCATGGCTGAGTCAAGTTCAAAGGGGGCCAAGTTCATCAGAATGTATGTTCTTTTGAACCCATAG